In Hamadaea flava, a genomic segment contains:
- the pyk gene encoding pyruvate kinase, which yields MTRRAKIVCTLGPATSSPERLKGLIDAGMNVARLNFSHGDHADHEAVYEQVRRQARAAGAAVAILADLQGPKIRLGRFIDGPHEWRTGDTVTITSEEIEGTADRVSCTYKKLPEEVRPGDKLLIDDGKVAVEVIAVDGPDIKCRVVEGGMVSNNKGVSLPNVAISVPALSEKDTEDLRFALRLGVDWIALSFVRSPEDIKLVHQIMAEEDIHRPVIAKVEKPEAVANLEAIVDAFDGVMVARGDLGVEMPLDQVPLVQKKAVQLCREFAKPVIVATQMLDSMIENSRPTRAEASDVANAVLDGADAVMLSGETSVGKYPVLTVSTMAKIITTTEAGQVGVPRLQHDPRTRGGALTVAASNIATAVGARALVAFTQTGDTVRRLARLHCTLPLLAFTPEEHVRNQMALSWGVETFLVPFVHHTDDMFRQVDQALLGLGRAKPGDIVVIVAGSPPGTPGSTNTLRVHELGSLTPALAGYR from the coding sequence GTGACACGCCGCGCGAAAATCGTCTGCACCCTTGGCCCCGCGACCAGTAGCCCCGAGCGGCTCAAGGGCCTCATCGACGCGGGCATGAACGTCGCCCGCCTCAACTTCAGCCACGGCGACCACGCCGACCACGAGGCCGTCTACGAGCAGGTACGCCGCCAGGCGCGGGCCGCCGGCGCGGCGGTGGCCATCCTCGCCGACCTCCAGGGCCCGAAGATCCGGCTCGGCCGGTTCATCGACGGACCGCACGAGTGGCGTACCGGTGACACGGTCACGATCACCAGCGAGGAGATCGAGGGCACCGCCGACCGGGTCTCGTGCACCTACAAGAAGCTGCCCGAGGAAGTGCGGCCGGGCGACAAGCTGCTCATCGACGACGGCAAGGTGGCCGTCGAGGTGATCGCCGTCGACGGGCCCGACATCAAGTGCCGCGTCGTCGAGGGCGGCATGGTCTCCAACAACAAGGGCGTCTCGCTGCCGAACGTCGCGATCAGCGTCCCGGCACTGTCCGAGAAGGACACCGAGGACCTGCGGTTCGCGCTGCGGCTCGGCGTCGACTGGATCGCCCTGTCCTTCGTGCGTTCGCCCGAGGACATCAAGCTCGTCCACCAGATCATGGCGGAGGAGGACATCCACCGCCCGGTCATCGCGAAGGTGGAGAAGCCGGAAGCGGTCGCCAACCTCGAGGCGATCGTGGACGCGTTCGACGGCGTGATGGTGGCGCGCGGCGATCTCGGCGTGGAGATGCCGCTCGACCAGGTCCCGCTGGTGCAGAAGAAGGCCGTCCAGCTGTGCCGGGAGTTCGCCAAGCCGGTCATCGTGGCGACCCAGATGCTCGACTCGATGATCGAGAACTCGCGCCCGACCCGCGCCGAGGCCAGCGACGTCGCCAACGCCGTCCTCGACGGCGCGGACGCGGTGATGCTGTCCGGCGAGACCAGCGTCGGCAAGTACCCGGTGCTCACCGTCAGCACGATGGCGAAGATCATCACGACCACCGAGGCCGGCCAGGTCGGCGTGCCCCGGCTCCAGCACGACCCGCGTACGCGGGGTGGCGCGCTCACCGTGGCCGCCTCCAACATCGCCACCGCCGTCGGCGCCCGGGCCCTGGTCGCGTTCACGCAGACCGGCGACACCGTCCGCCGCCTCGCCCGGCTGCACTGCACGCTGCCGCTGCTGGCGTTCACGCCGGAGGAGCACGTCCGCAACCAGATGGCGCTGTCCTGGGGTGTCGAGACGTTCCTGGTGCCGTTCGTGCACCACACCGACGACATGTTCCGCCAGGTCGACCAGGCGCTGCTGGGCCTCGGCCGGGCCAAGCCGGGCGACATCGTCGTGATCGTGGCGGGCAGCCCGCCCGGCACCCCGGGCTCGACGAACACCCTGCGGGTGCACGAGCTGGGCTCCCTCACGCCCGCGCTGGCCGGTTACCGGTGA
- a CDS encoding acyl-CoA thioesterase, with amino-acid sequence MGQAAVDDLIRLLDLEQHDELRFRGHSTSHLPMRVYGGQVAAQALSAAGRTVDPARHVHSLHGYFVRPGDPQEPIDYAVEVIRDGRSFSVRRSVALQGGKPIFLMSASFQIEEQGLDHHAPGPSDVPGPDELPTMLDRLAKYPERVAIWTQIPRPLDVRYVGEPGWVRPGDRTPDPHQRVWMRIDGKLPTDPLVHACALTYASDLTLLDSVLSYHGEVWGPGGVIGASLDHALWFHRPFRADEWFLYDSWSPSASGARGLAAGRMLDASGRHIATAVQEGLLRKV; translated from the coding sequence ATGGGGCAGGCCGCCGTCGACGACCTGATTCGGCTGCTCGACCTGGAGCAGCACGACGAGCTCCGGTTCCGTGGGCACAGCACGAGTCACCTGCCGATGCGGGTCTACGGAGGTCAGGTCGCCGCGCAGGCGCTGTCGGCCGCCGGGCGTACCGTCGACCCGGCCCGGCATGTGCACTCGCTGCACGGCTACTTCGTCCGCCCCGGCGATCCGCAGGAGCCGATCGACTACGCCGTCGAGGTCATCCGCGACGGCCGGTCGTTCTCGGTCCGGCGGTCGGTCGCGTTGCAGGGTGGCAAGCCGATCTTCCTGATGTCGGCCTCGTTCCAGATCGAGGAGCAGGGCCTCGACCATCACGCGCCGGGCCCGTCGGACGTGCCCGGCCCGGACGAGCTGCCGACGATGCTCGACCGGCTCGCGAAGTACCCGGAGCGCGTGGCGATCTGGACGCAGATCCCGCGCCCGCTCGACGTCCGCTACGTCGGCGAGCCCGGCTGGGTCCGCCCCGGCGACCGTACGCCCGACCCGCATCAGCGCGTCTGGATGCGCATCGACGGCAAACTGCCGACCGACCCGCTCGTGCACGCCTGCGCGCTGACGTACGCGTCCGACCTGACGCTGCTCGACTCGGTCCTGTCCTACCACGGCGAGGTCTGGGGACCCGGCGGCGTCATCGGGGCGAGCCTCGACCACGCGCTGTGGTTCCACCGGCCGTTCCGCGCCGACGAGTGGTTCCTCTACGACTCCTGGTCCCCGTCGGCCTCGGGCGCGCGCGGTCTGGCCGCGGGCCGGATGCTCGACGCGTCCGGCCGTCACATCGCGACCGCCGTCCAAGAGGGCCTGCTCCGCAAGGTCTGA
- a CDS encoding sulfate ABC transporter permease subunit produces MAKYLLRAIALVYLLFLLILPVGLIVWQTFGDGLQNVIDALTTEEAIHAFQVTLQVAVWAVVLNTVFGVGVALLLTRTNFPGKRLLNALIDLPLAVSPVVVGLALILAYGRYSTVGGWLESAGIHVIFSLPGMVLATVFVSLPLVVRAIVPVLEEMGDDQEQAARTLGAGAWQTFRRITLPGIRSALGYGIVLCLARALGEYGAVAVVSGKVVGETQTLTLFVEERYLNYEVPAAFAAATVLALLAVGSLLLTTLLRPKDGN; encoded by the coding sequence GTGGCTAAGTACCTGCTCCGCGCGATCGCCCTGGTCTACCTGCTGTTCCTGCTGATCCTGCCGGTGGGTCTGATCGTCTGGCAGACCTTCGGCGACGGACTGCAGAACGTGATCGACGCGCTGACCACCGAGGAGGCGATCCACGCCTTCCAGGTGACACTCCAGGTCGCCGTGTGGGCCGTCGTCCTGAACACCGTCTTCGGTGTCGGGGTCGCCCTGCTGCTCACGCGGACGAACTTCCCCGGCAAACGACTGCTCAACGCGCTCATCGATCTCCCGCTGGCGGTCTCCCCGGTCGTCGTCGGGCTCGCGCTGATCCTGGCGTACGGGCGGTATTCGACGGTCGGCGGCTGGCTGGAGAGCGCCGGAATCCACGTCATCTTCTCCCTCCCCGGCATGGTCCTGGCCACCGTCTTCGTCTCCCTGCCGCTCGTCGTCCGGGCGATCGTGCCGGTGCTCGAAGAGATGGGCGACGACCAGGAACAAGCCGCCCGGACCCTCGGCGCGGGCGCGTGGCAGACGTTCCGCCGGATCACCCTGCCCGGCATCCGCAGCGCGCTCGGCTACGGAATCGTGCTGTGCCTGGCTCGCGCGCTCGGCGAGTACGGCGCGGTGGCGGTCGTCTCCGGCAAAGTCGTCGGCGAGACCCAGACCCTGACGCTGTTCGTCGAGGAGCGCTACCTCAACTACGAGGTGCCCGCCGCGTTCGCCGCCGCCACCGTACTGGCCCTGCTGGCCGTCGGCTCCCTGCTCCTGACCACCCTTTTGCGCCCGAAGGACGGCAACTGA
- a CDS encoding RrF2 family transcriptional regulator: MRLSARVDYAIRAVIELATIEPVVAGKPPGEFPITSERIAKAQEIPPKFLESILLQLRRGGVVNAQRGPEGGYWLARPAAQISLAEVIEIIDGPLSQVRGHIPADLDYQGPARTLQNVWVAVEAQERRMLEQVTFAHLASGQLPF; the protein is encoded by the coding sequence ATGCGCCTCTCCGCCCGCGTCGACTATGCGATCCGCGCCGTCATCGAACTGGCGACGATCGAACCTGTCGTAGCGGGGAAACCTCCAGGCGAGTTCCCGATCACCTCGGAGCGGATCGCGAAGGCGCAGGAGATCCCGCCGAAGTTCCTGGAGAGCATCCTGCTGCAGCTGCGGCGTGGAGGAGTGGTGAACGCCCAGCGCGGCCCCGAAGGCGGCTACTGGCTCGCCCGGCCCGCCGCGCAGATCAGCCTCGCCGAAGTCATCGAGATCATCGACGGACCGCTGTCCCAAGTGCGCGGCCACATCCCGGCCGACCTCGACTACCAGGGCCCCGCGCGTACGCTGCAGAACGTCTGGGTCGCCGTCGAAGCCCAGGAGCGGCGCATGCTGGAGCAGGTGACGTTCGCGCACCTGGCCAGCGGCCAGCTCCCCTTCTAG
- a CDS encoding YbaB/EbfC family nucleoid-associated protein has product MNNLDGLAHYALDQVDRLRRAQERLEQASAEGRSPDGLVVARTGAGGMLRDLRIDESALRSGADRLSHAVTAAITAAQAAYNEQAEDIMGGEMGMRPSEGSEFDRGIARIDELTEQLEDLTRRMDR; this is encoded by the coding sequence ATGAACAATTTGGATGGTCTCGCGCACTACGCACTGGACCAGGTGGACCGGCTGCGCCGGGCCCAGGAGCGGCTCGAGCAGGCCAGCGCCGAGGGCCGGTCGCCCGACGGACTGGTCGTCGCGCGTACCGGGGCCGGCGGGATGCTGCGCGATCTGCGGATCGACGAGTCGGCCCTGCGCAGCGGCGCCGATCGGCTCTCGCATGCGGTGACGGCGGCGATCACGGCCGCTCAGGCGGCGTACAACGAGCAGGCCGAGGACATCATGGGCGGCGAGATGGGCATGCGGCCCAGCGAGGGCAGCGAGTTCGACCGCGGGATCGCCCGCATCGACGAGCTGACCGAGCAGCTCGAAGACCTGACGCGCCGGATGGACCGCTGA
- a CDS encoding sulfite exporter TauE/SafE family protein: MTRLVLLALVGLAAQLVDGALGMAYGVTSTTLLLLAGVAPASASASVHLSEIGTTLASGIAHWRFGNVDWRVVTRIAVPGAVGSFLGATVLSTISTSTAAPWTSGVLLALGVFLVARFTRPLRPARPRPVRTRFLAPLGLVAGFVDATGGGGWGPIATPTLLASGRMEPRKVIGSVNTAEFLVAAAASAGFLIGLGTSGFVLPTVIALLAGGVVGAPLAAWLVRAVPGQVIGAAVGGLIILTNTRTLLRVSDLESSVGPWLYPLLGLVWVSAITIAIRIHRRVRTTRQPSPVAEPELEPAV, translated from the coding sequence ATGACCCGGCTCGTCCTGCTCGCCCTCGTCGGCCTGGCGGCTCAGCTCGTCGACGGCGCGCTCGGCATGGCGTACGGCGTCACGTCGACGACGTTGCTGCTGCTCGCCGGGGTCGCGCCGGCCTCCGCCAGCGCGTCGGTCCACCTCTCCGAGATCGGCACGACCCTCGCCTCCGGCATAGCGCACTGGCGCTTCGGCAACGTCGACTGGCGGGTCGTCACCCGGATCGCCGTTCCGGGCGCGGTCGGCTCCTTCCTCGGCGCGACCGTGCTGAGCACCATCTCGACGTCGACGGCCGCGCCGTGGACCTCGGGCGTACTGCTCGCGCTGGGCGTCTTCCTGGTCGCCCGGTTCACCCGCCCACTGCGCCCGGCTCGGCCACGGCCGGTGCGTACCCGGTTCCTGGCCCCACTCGGGCTGGTCGCAGGCTTCGTCGACGCCACCGGCGGAGGCGGCTGGGGTCCGATCGCGACACCCACGCTGCTCGCCTCGGGCCGCATGGAACCGCGCAAGGTGATCGGCTCGGTCAACACCGCGGAGTTCCTGGTCGCGGCGGCCGCCAGCGCCGGCTTCCTGATCGGCCTCGGCACCTCCGGCTTCGTCCTGCCCACGGTCATCGCCCTACTCGCGGGCGGCGTCGTCGGCGCGCCCCTGGCCGCTTGGCTCGTCCGCGCGGTCCCGGGCCAGGTCATCGGGGCCGCGGTCGGCGGGCTCATCATCCTCACCAACACCCGCACCCTGTTGCGCGTGTCCGACCTCGAAAGCTCCGTGGGCCCGTGGCTCTATCCGCTGCTCGGGCTCGTGTGGGTCAGTGCGATCACGATCGCGATCCGCATCCACCGACGAGTACGCACAACGCGGCAACCGTCGCCGGTAGCCGAGCCGGAGCTGGAACCCGCCGTCTAG
- a CDS encoding WXG100 family type VII secretion target: protein MARSESGAMRIDGWLAPAGAALHIVKPIVDFLSHPLDQVTGDPEGLRAKAQAWKQAATTVDGLITQEADARARLIAAWEGDAANAFNREIGELATSLAQIVEHFNGTAEMLEQCAIGAEQAEELVVDIVKELIAWLIVTIIVALASSWITLGASVAAGTAAGWAESAVAAGRCATVAAKLAKLLRTAEAFLKKMSDFAKAYKLTKIMKTGVGNWTKARFATGAGFQLMATNWVIKKTIVEPTVGKHVVRPAVGAGDTSIDWPALL, encoded by the coding sequence ATGGCGCGTTCCGAATCCGGTGCGATGCGCATCGACGGCTGGCTGGCACCGGCCGGGGCGGCGCTGCACATCGTCAAGCCGATCGTCGACTTCCTGTCGCACCCGCTCGACCAGGTCACCGGCGACCCCGAAGGGTTGCGGGCCAAGGCCCAGGCGTGGAAGCAGGCCGCGACCACGGTCGACGGGCTCATCACCCAGGAGGCCGATGCGCGAGCCCGGCTGATCGCCGCCTGGGAGGGTGACGCCGCGAACGCGTTCAACCGGGAGATCGGCGAGCTGGCGACCAGCCTCGCCCAGATCGTCGAGCACTTCAACGGCACGGCCGAGATGCTCGAGCAGTGCGCGATCGGCGCGGAGCAGGCCGAGGAGCTGGTGGTCGACATCGTCAAGGAGTTGATCGCCTGGCTGATCGTCACGATCATCGTGGCGCTGGCCTCCTCGTGGATCACCCTCGGCGCGTCGGTCGCGGCCGGCACCGCCGCTGGATGGGCCGAGTCCGCGGTCGCCGCCGGCCGGTGTGCCACGGTCGCCGCCAAGCTGGCCAAGCTGCTGCGGACAGCCGAGGCGTTCCTCAAGAAGATGAGCGACTTCGCGAAGGCGTACAAGCTGACGAAGATCATGAAGACCGGCGTGGGCAACTGGACGAAGGCCCGGTTCGCCACCGGCGCGGGCTTCCAGCTGATGGCCACCAACTGGGTGATCAAGAAGACGATCGTCGAGCCGACCGTCGGCAAACATGTCGTCCGACCGGCCGTCGGGGCCGGCGACACGTCGATCGACTGGCCAGCCCTGTTATAA
- the cysT gene encoding sulfate ABC transporter permease subunit CysT → MSAPVLTEAGAPAPAGVPASVRRKPRVGPGLGLGLAVLYLSLIVLFPLTVVAWKGVEGGFGTFWSAVTTPDSWAALKLTLGASALVAVINVLMGTLIAWVLVRDRFPGKAIVDTLIDLPFALPTIVAGLVLLALYGVKSPLHLNLAYTRAGVVIALLFVTLPFVVRTVQPVLQELDRDMEQAAFSLGAGPWLTFRRIILPNLVPAMVSGAGLAFTRAIAEFGSTVLLSGNLPFKTQVAAVNIFGRIESDDTASAAAVSTALLVVAFVVLIGLDLVQRWGSRRG, encoded by the coding sequence ATGTCCGCCCCCGTTCTCACCGAGGCCGGTGCTCCCGCTCCCGCGGGCGTGCCGGCCTCGGTCCGTCGCAAACCACGCGTCGGCCCCGGCCTCGGGCTGGGCCTCGCGGTGCTCTACCTCAGCCTGATCGTGCTGTTCCCGCTGACTGTCGTCGCGTGGAAGGGCGTCGAGGGCGGGTTCGGCACGTTCTGGTCAGCGGTCACCACCCCGGACTCATGGGCGGCGCTCAAGCTGACCCTCGGGGCTTCCGCGCTGGTCGCGGTCATCAACGTGCTCATGGGTACGCTCATCGCCTGGGTGCTGGTCCGCGACCGGTTCCCCGGCAAGGCCATCGTCGACACCCTGATCGACCTGCCGTTCGCCCTGCCCACCATCGTCGCCGGCCTCGTCCTCCTCGCCCTGTATGGGGTGAAGAGCCCACTGCACCTGAACCTGGCGTACACCCGGGCCGGGGTGGTCATCGCGCTGCTGTTCGTCACGCTGCCGTTCGTCGTGCGTACGGTGCAGCCCGTCCTCCAGGAACTCGACCGGGACATGGAGCAGGCGGCGTTCTCCCTCGGCGCCGGCCCGTGGCTGACCTTCCGCCGGATCATCCTGCCCAACCTGGTCCCGGCCATGGTCTCCGGCGCGGGGCTGGCGTTCACCCGCGCCATCGCCGAGTTCGGCTCCACCGTCCTGCTGTCGGGCAACCTGCCCTTCAAGACCCAGGTCGCCGCGGTCAACATCTTCGGCCGCATCGAGAGCGACGACACCGCGTCGGCGGCCGCCGTCTCGACGGCGCTGCTCGTCGTGGCCTTCGTCGTCCTCATCGGACTGGATCTCGTCCAGCGTTGGGGGTCCCGCCGTGGCTAA
- a CDS encoding glutamate synthase subunit beta translates to MPDPNGFLRYGRRLPARRPVPVRIMDWREVYPPAGEELVREQATRCMDCGIPFCHDGCPLGNRIPDWNDLVRTGSWASAIESLHATNNFPEFTGRLCPAPCEAACVLGIGDAPVAIKQVEVSIIDQAFADGTVVAQPAPVSSGKSVAVVGSGPAGLAAAQQLARAGHQVTVYERDEKVGGLLRFGIPDFKLEKHHIDRRAAQLAEEGVEFRTGVNVGVDVSAADLRAQHDAVLLATGALAGRDTPETPGRALRGVHLAMDHLVQSNRLVEGGTVPEITAEGKHVIIIGGGDTGADCLGVAHRQNAASVTQLDRYPLPPNSREDERDPWPTWPWILRNYPAHEEGGERVFSVAVQRFVDDGQGNVRAIVLTDVTVQRINGRGVVTVVPGSEREIPADLVLLAIGFEGTDAYAALEQLELPARGTVAVDAAWQTSTPGVFAAGDVHKGASLIVWAIAEGRSAAAAIHAYLGAEGALPAPVRPSSRPLAAA, encoded by the coding sequence GTGCCTGATCCCAATGGTTTCCTGCGATACGGCCGGCGGCTGCCGGCCCGTCGCCCCGTCCCGGTCCGGATCATGGACTGGCGGGAGGTCTACCCGCCGGCCGGCGAGGAGCTGGTCCGCGAGCAGGCCACCCGCTGCATGGACTGCGGCATCCCGTTCTGCCACGACGGCTGCCCGCTCGGCAACCGGATCCCCGACTGGAACGACCTGGTCCGGACGGGATCGTGGGCGTCGGCGATCGAGTCCCTGCACGCCACCAACAACTTCCCGGAGTTCACCGGGCGGCTGTGCCCCGCTCCGTGCGAGGCGGCGTGCGTACTCGGGATCGGGGATGCCCCCGTCGCGATCAAGCAGGTCGAGGTGTCCATCATCGACCAGGCGTTCGCCGACGGCACGGTCGTCGCGCAGCCGGCGCCGGTGTCGTCGGGCAAGTCGGTCGCGGTGGTCGGCTCCGGCCCGGCCGGGCTGGCCGCCGCTCAGCAGCTCGCCCGCGCCGGACACCAGGTGACCGTCTACGAGCGGGACGAGAAGGTCGGCGGCCTGCTGCGATTCGGCATCCCGGACTTCAAGCTGGAGAAGCACCACATCGACCGCCGCGCCGCGCAGCTGGCCGAGGAAGGCGTCGAGTTCCGGACCGGGGTGAACGTCGGCGTCGACGTCTCGGCCGCCGACCTGCGCGCGCAGCACGACGCGGTCCTGCTGGCGACGGGCGCGCTGGCCGGGCGGGACACCCCGGAGACGCCGGGGCGGGCGCTGCGTGGCGTGCACCTCGCGATGGATCACCTGGTGCAGAGCAACCGGTTGGTCGAGGGCGGAACCGTGCCGGAGATCACCGCCGAGGGCAAGCACGTGATCATCATCGGTGGCGGCGACACCGGTGCGGACTGCCTCGGCGTCGCGCACCGGCAGAACGCCGCCTCGGTGACCCAGCTCGACCGGTACCCGCTGCCGCCGAACTCCCGCGAGGACGAGCGGGACCCGTGGCCGACCTGGCCCTGGATCCTGCGGAACTACCCGGCTCACGAGGAGGGCGGCGAGCGCGTCTTCTCCGTGGCGGTCCAGCGGTTCGTCGACGACGGCCAGGGCAATGTCCGCGCCATCGTGCTCACCGACGTGACGGTGCAGCGGATCAACGGGCGCGGTGTCGTGACGGTCGTCCCGGGCAGCGAACGGGAGATCCCGGCCGACCTGGTGCTGCTCGCGATCGGCTTCGAGGGCACCGACGCGTACGCCGCGTTGGAGCAGCTGGAACTGCCGGCGCGGGGGACCGTCGCGGTCGACGCCGCCTGGCAGACCAGTACGCCCGGCGTCTTCGCCGCCGGTGACGTGCACAAGGGAGCGTCGCTGATCGTGTGGGCCATCGCGGAAGGGCGCTCCGCCGCCGCCGCGATCCACGCCTACCTGGGAGCCGAGGGCGCCCTGCCGGCCCCGGTACGCCCGTCGTCCCGGCCGCTCGCCGCCGCCTGA
- a CDS encoding sulfate ABC transporter substrate-binding protein: MVTRRQSIRLAAGIAATVLATAALTACGDGDSGSGDKAEVTLSLVAYSTPQAAYEALIKAFQKTDAGKNVKFKTSFGASGDQSRAVAAGLKADIAAFSLEPDLTRLVTAGLVAEDWNSGPTKGFITDSVVVIATRKGNPKGLKTWDDLIKPGVEVITPNPFTSGGARWNILAAYGAKANKGADKATGLAYIDSLIGNVPVQDASARASLQTFTGGKGDAILSYENEAIFAQQHNQELDYTVPDSTILIENPIAVTKNSEHPAEAKAFLDFLYSAEGQKIFAQNGYRPTVSGVDTGVTFPTPSGLFTIQDLGGWPAVTKEFFDAKTGSIALIEAKHGVATVATSPSASPSK; this comes from the coding sequence ATGGTCACCAGAAGGCAGAGCATCCGACTCGCCGCCGGGATCGCGGCGACCGTACTGGCGACGGCTGCGCTCACGGCATGCGGCGACGGCGACTCCGGTAGCGGGGACAAGGCCGAGGTGACGCTCTCGCTGGTGGCGTACTCCACTCCGCAGGCGGCATATGAGGCGCTGATCAAGGCCTTCCAGAAGACCGACGCCGGCAAGAACGTCAAGTTCAAGACGTCCTTCGGCGCCTCCGGCGATCAGAGCCGGGCGGTCGCGGCCGGTCTCAAGGCCGACATCGCGGCGTTCTCCCTGGAGCCCGACCTGACCCGGCTCGTCACCGCCGGCCTGGTCGCCGAGGACTGGAACAGCGGCCCGACCAAGGGCTTCATCACCGACTCGGTCGTCGTCATCGCCACCCGCAAGGGCAACCCGAAGGGCCTGAAGACCTGGGACGACCTGATCAAGCCGGGTGTCGAGGTCATCACCCCGAACCCGTTCACCTCCGGCGGCGCCCGGTGGAACATCCTGGCGGCGTACGGGGCCAAGGCGAACAAGGGAGCGGACAAGGCGACCGGGCTGGCGTACATCGACAGCCTGATCGGCAACGTGCCGGTGCAGGACGCGTCGGCGCGGGCCTCGCTCCAGACGTTCACCGGCGGCAAGGGCGACGCGATCCTCTCCTACGAGAACGAGGCGATCTTCGCCCAGCAGCACAACCAGGAGCTCGACTACACCGTGCCGGACTCGACCATCCTGATCGAGAACCCGATCGCGGTCACCAAGAACTCCGAGCACCCGGCTGAGGCCAAAGCGTTCCTCGACTTCCTCTACTCGGCCGAAGGGCAGAAGATCTTCGCGCAGAACGGCTACCGGCCCACCGTGTCCGGAGTGGACACCGGCGTGACCTTCCCGACCCCGTCCGGCCTGTTCACGATCCAGGACCTAGGCGGCTGGCCGGCCGTGACCAAGGAGTTCTTCGACGCCAAGACCGGTTCGATCGCCCTGATCGAGGCCAAGCACGGCGTCGCGACCGTGGCGACCAGCCCCAGCGCGAGCCCGAGCAAGTGA
- a CDS encoding GNAT family N-acetyltransferase — MMRTPLGRDDCGLALDALRAWAKPGRSSSSLHVGDVGWFLRFEEDTVRSALALWSDATGPVAVELFDDPGRRITLAPRVEAEPELLTAVVDEIRRDGGPVELAPESGVRTALLQAGWTEDPSPAAHFVLPLSGPIAVDVPYVLVGEADAAARVDVQRSAFQRSTFTVARWRQLHASPAGRYAVDVLVRTPGGSAAAAAIGWFAGPGRCAVLEPVGTHPRYRRRGYGRAVVLATAEELRRLGASAVAVLPPADNEPAVGVYRAAGFEVVGHEHTLNPPAS; from the coding sequence ATGATGCGCACACCCCTGGGCCGCGACGACTGCGGCCTCGCGCTCGACGCGCTGCGCGCGTGGGCCAAGCCCGGCCGGTCGTCCAGTTCGCTCCACGTCGGCGACGTCGGCTGGTTCCTGCGCTTCGAGGAGGACACCGTCCGCTCCGCGCTGGCGCTGTGGTCGGACGCCACCGGGCCGGTCGCCGTCGAACTCTTCGACGATCCGGGACGCCGAATCACGCTCGCGCCGCGGGTGGAAGCCGAGCCGGAGCTGCTGACCGCCGTGGTCGACGAGATCCGCCGCGACGGCGGGCCGGTCGAGCTCGCGCCCGAGTCGGGGGTGCGTACCGCACTGCTCCAGGCGGGCTGGACGGAGGATCCGTCGCCGGCGGCCCACTTCGTCCTGCCGCTGTCGGGCCCGATCGCCGTCGACGTCCCGTACGTCCTCGTCGGCGAGGCCGACGCGGCGGCCCGGGTGGACGTGCAGCGCTCCGCGTTCCAGCGGTCGACCTTCACGGTGGCGCGCTGGCGGCAGCTGCATGCCTCGCCCGCCGGTCGCTACGCCGTCGACGTTCTGGTGCGTACGCCCGGCGGGTCGGCTGCGGCGGCCGCCATCGGCTGGTTCGCCGGGCCCGGCCGGTGCGCCGTGCTCGAACCGGTCGGCACCCATCCCCGCTACCGCCGTCGCGGTTACGGGCGGGCCGTCGTCCTGGCCACCGCCGAGGAACTACGCCGGTTGGGCGCGAGCGCCGTCGCCGTGCTGCCGCCCGCCGACAACGAACCGGCCGTCGGCGTGTACCGAGCGGCCGGGTTCGAAGTGGTCGGGCACGAGCACACGCTCAACCCGCCCGCATCATGA